In one Candidatus Binatia bacterium genomic region, the following are encoded:
- a CDS encoding sulfatase: MVADRNSVGLAALLATLVVTGCVNQPLSSRTVVVEERLRDRDFGEPAHEHQPMLAIGRTAREVIVAPEILPITDLQTALFEDGLIEADIDVAAVSEDSVIGLEVIALGVPVLLGTEAANAIAAGGRFIRLDRGWTIEPLGAGRLRLQVDAEAVADAVPDEQETLQLLFKLVASDPVPSRLRSRSFVLPSAASLELPWGLLASRPGERAEPIELRGILDCGGEADELLAQTITAGVDAEGWRVPQIDVSGKEGLCQLELIQLGSNGRASPLIVWGAPQILISEDEESLRIVLISLDTLRADHMSGYGYARSTTPVMDRELLARGVRFTDAMTTIASTGTAHLSLFTGEFPRAQLPNGRIGRNTATPTLAELLQKGSYATAAFTEDGLISGPFGFWYGFDLFREYHVLSEGRGAGVFADGIDYIRENRDRRFFLFLHTYRVHDPWDPTPASSGLFRDSADWSQGKLDSRIPKRQRAVVDDYDRTIVDADQMVAGFLDELERLGLSENTLVVLVSDHGEAFGEHGILGHGLAAHQEQLQIPLVFRGPGIAEGVVREDPVGITDVASTILELAGLPFEGVGSSRSLAGLLRVETDKRESPPILPESPLFFTRLLGESPKNSFDGVRMGDQKLMREGNRCSLFSMSADPQENQPTTVACSESRLAAEIDRYRTRSQAERLDKQAAANEQPAISRDTAESLRVLGYVE; encoded by the coding sequence GTGGTTGCAGATCGGAACTCCGTGGGGCTGGCCGCTCTTCTCGCCACCCTCGTGGTTACAGGGTGCGTGAATCAGCCGCTGTCATCACGGACCGTTGTTGTCGAGGAGAGATTGCGTGATCGCGACTTTGGCGAGCCTGCGCATGAGCATCAACCCATGCTGGCGATCGGCCGAACCGCCAGAGAAGTGATTGTGGCCCCGGAAATTCTGCCCATCACAGATCTCCAAACGGCTTTATTCGAGGATGGGTTGATCGAGGCCGATATCGATGTCGCTGCTGTCAGCGAGGATTCGGTGATCGGGCTGGAGGTAATTGCTCTGGGCGTGCCCGTTCTTCTCGGCACGGAAGCCGCGAACGCGATCGCGGCCGGAGGGCGCTTCATTCGACTTGATCGGGGCTGGACCATCGAGCCTTTGGGAGCCGGGCGGTTGCGCTTGCAAGTCGACGCGGAAGCCGTGGCCGACGCCGTTCCTGATGAGCAGGAAACTTTGCAGTTGTTGTTCAAGCTGGTCGCAAGTGACCCTGTTCCGTCTCGATTGCGGAGTCGCTCGTTCGTCTTGCCATCAGCGGCTTCTCTGGAGCTGCCGTGGGGGCTTCTGGCGTCTCGCCCCGGTGAGCGAGCGGAGCCAATCGAGCTACGCGGGATTCTTGATTGTGGGGGAGAGGCCGACGAGCTGTTGGCGCAAACCATAACCGCTGGAGTTGACGCAGAGGGGTGGCGCGTCCCGCAGATCGATGTTTCGGGTAAGGAAGGTCTGTGCCAGCTTGAATTGATTCAGCTTGGTTCAAACGGAAGGGCTTCGCCCTTGATTGTCTGGGGCGCACCACAGATCCTGATCTCTGAAGACGAGGAATCTTTGCGCATCGTTTTGATCTCTCTCGATACTCTGCGTGCGGACCATATGTCCGGCTATGGTTACGCCCGGTCGACCACGCCTGTCATGGATCGAGAGCTTTTGGCTCGCGGGGTGCGTTTCACCGACGCGATGACGACGATCGCGAGCACTGGCACCGCTCATCTGAGTCTGTTCACCGGTGAGTTTCCCCGCGCACAGCTGCCGAATGGTCGAATAGGGCGCAACACCGCAACTCCGACTTTAGCGGAACTTCTCCAGAAGGGTTCCTACGCGACCGCAGCCTTCACCGAGGACGGACTCATTAGTGGCCCTTTTGGTTTCTGGTACGGGTTCGATCTTTTTCGAGAGTACCATGTTCTCTCCGAGGGGCGTGGTGCTGGAGTCTTCGCCGATGGGATCGACTACATCCGGGAAAACCGCGACCGCCGCTTCTTTCTGTTTCTCCATACCTACAGGGTTCATGACCCATGGGATCCAACGCCTGCTTCCAGCGGGCTGTTTCGGGATAGTGCTGATTGGAGCCAGGGTAAGCTGGATTCGAGAATTCCTAAAAGGCAGAGGGCGGTGGTCGATGACTACGATCGGACGATCGTCGATGCTGATCAGATGGTTGCGGGATTTCTCGACGAACTTGAGCGTCTGGGATTGAGTGAGAACACTCTGGTGGTGCTGGTTTCTGACCACGGAGAAGCTTTTGGCGAGCATGGAATTCTTGGCCACGGGTTGGCCGCGCATCAGGAGCAATTGCAGATACCGCTGGTGTTTCGGGGTCCGGGAATTGCCGAGGGGGTCGTGCGCGAGGATCCGGTCGGAATCACTGACGTTGCCAGCACGATCCTGGAACTGGCAGGTCTTCCTTTCGAGGGCGTTGGTTCAAGTCGCAGCTTGGCAGGCTTGTTGCGGGTTGAGACTGATAAAAGAGAATCGCCGCCGATATTACCGGAGAGCCCACTCTTTTTTACGCGACTTTTAGGCGAGTCGCCGAAAAACTCCTTTGACGGCGTAAGGATGGGCGATCAGAAATTGATGCGCGAAGGAAATCGCTGCAGTCTGTTTTCAATGTCTGCCGACCCTCAGGAAAATCAGCCAACCACGGTGGCTTGTAGCGAGAGTCGATTGGCGGCCGAGATCGATCGGTACCGAACTCGAAGCCAGGCGGAACGTTTGGACAAGCAGGCTGCGGCAAACGAGCAGCCTGCAATTTCGCGCGATACTGCAGAGTCTCTTCGGGTGCTCGGCTACGTTGAAT